A portion of the Adhaeribacter radiodurans genome contains these proteins:
- a CDS encoding sugar phosphate isomerase/epimerase family protein — translation MPQLAAFPKAFMQALCKDGTMQVSEWINLAVKLDIDGLEWYAGFLEMTDKSNWSRFRQEVEDHGKVIPMLCCSPDFTHPDAAFREKEIEKQKNWIDMAYTLGSSYCRVLSGQRRPELTIKEGINLAARSIEACLPYAQERGITLILENHYKDDFWEYPEFAQKMDVFWDLVQQVQHPNFGINYDPSNAYLAGDDPLELLRLVARRVVTMHASDRYLIEGTLEDLRKEEGGAAGYAKRLRHGEIGKGLNDYDAIFTELKQVGFNGWISIEDGVEGMDQLERSVTFLRRKIAEYWD, via the coding sequence ATGCCTCAGTTAGCTGCTTTTCCGAAAGCCTTTATGCAAGCTCTTTGTAAAGATGGTACCATGCAGGTTTCTGAATGGATTAACCTGGCCGTTAAACTAGATATTGATGGCTTGGAATGGTACGCAGGTTTTTTGGAAATGACCGATAAAAGTAACTGGTCCCGTTTTCGGCAAGAGGTAGAAGATCACGGAAAAGTTATTCCAATGTTGTGCTGCTCACCGGATTTCACGCATCCGGATGCTGCTTTCCGGGAAAAAGAAATTGAAAAGCAGAAAAACTGGATTGATATGGCTTATACGCTCGGCTCTTCGTATTGCCGGGTGCTTTCGGGGCAAAGACGCCCGGAACTTACGATTAAGGAAGGAATTAACTTAGCCGCCAGGAGTATTGAAGCTTGTTTACCTTACGCCCAGGAGCGGGGAATTACTTTGATTTTGGAAAATCATTACAAGGACGATTTTTGGGAATATCCGGAGTTTGCTCAAAAGATGGATGTATTCTGGGACTTGGTGCAACAGGTACAACATCCCAATTTTGGGATTAATTATGACCCAAGTAATGCCTACCTGGCGGGCGATGATCCTTTAGAATTATTACGTTTAGTAGCACGGCGGGTAGTTACCATGCACGCCAGCGACCGCTATTTAATAGAAGGTACTCTGGAAGATTTACGAAAAGAAGAAGGTGGTGCCGCCGGTTACGCCAAACGTTTACGCCACGGTGAAATAGGCAAAGGTTTAAACGATTACGATGCTATTTTTACTGAGTTAAAACAAGTTGGATTTAATGGTTGGATTAGTATTGAAGATGGAGTAGAAGGAATGGACCAACTAGAACGTAGCGTAACTTTCCTACGCCGCAAAATAGCAGAATACTGGGATTAA
- a CDS encoding SDR family NAD(P)-dependent oxidoreductase: MRLQNKVIIVTGSCTGIGKAIAERCVAKGAQVIIHGLEKELGEAVVERLGADKATLHIEDLTNPGTPQRLVDLALQVFGRLDAVVNNAAWVTSSNIHTTDEAFMRRVLEINTIAPFALIKAALPHLSQVRGSVLNIGSVNAYSGEPNLMAYSVSKGALMTLTRNLGDTLHRENGVRVNQINPGWVLTENEVQRKHEQGLPEDWYTEIPSVFAPAGRILWPSEIAAAAVYWLADESGPISGQVVDLEQHPFIGRNPPKDTSTIPKADKEESK; encoded by the coding sequence ATGCGGCTGCAAAACAAAGTAATTATTGTTACCGGTAGTTGTACGGGTATTGGTAAAGCCATTGCCGAACGCTGCGTAGCCAAAGGTGCCCAAGTTATTATTCATGGTTTAGAAAAAGAATTAGGCGAAGCAGTAGTAGAACGTTTGGGAGCCGATAAAGCTACGCTGCACATTGAAGATTTAACTAATCCAGGTACTCCGCAACGCTTAGTAGATTTGGCATTGCAAGTTTTTGGCCGGTTGGATGCTGTCGTAAATAATGCGGCGTGGGTTACCAGCTCCAACATTCATACTACCGATGAAGCTTTTATGCGGCGGGTTTTAGAAATTAATACCATAGCCCCGTTTGCTTTAATTAAAGCAGCTTTACCGCACCTGAGCCAGGTACGGGGTTCTGTGTTGAATATTGGTTCGGTAAATGCCTATAGCGGAGAGCCTAATTTAATGGCCTACAGTGTGTCTAAAGGGGCGCTTATGACTTTAACGCGTAATTTAGGCGACACGCTTCACCGCGAAAATGGCGTACGGGTGAACCAAATAAATCCGGGTTGGGTACTCACCGAAAACGAAGTCCAACGCAAACACGAACAAGGACTACCCGAAGATTGGTACACCGAAATACCTTCCGTGTTTGCTCCGGCGGGTCGTATTTTGTGGCCTTCGGAAATAGCCGCCGCCGCTGTTTATTGGTTAGCCGACGAAAGCGGACCTATTAGTGGGCAGGTGGTCGATTTAGAGCAACATCCCTTTATTGGCCGTAACCCGCCAAAAGATACTTCTACCATTCCCAAGGCAGATAAAGAAGAAAGCAAATAG
- a CDS encoding zinc-binding dehydrogenase, translating into MKSAAVVNFAPQKGSVEVREIAEPTIGEEDVLLEVANVGVCGSDLHQWTADHSWPVNYPVVLGHEFGGHIAALGSKVIGWKEGDRVVSETAAVIDPNNPMSRSGLYNLDPTRKGFGYGVNGAMTRFVRVPARCLHRVPENLAFEEACLTEPCCVAFNAVVENSRLKPGDRVVVLGPGTIGILCAAMAKLCGAEVALVGLEADRHRLEIGKQYGCEPIIGDATAWSQQRDGLGADCVIDAAGVSATLKMALQLVRPNGQIAKVGWGPQPLNFSLDPLVQKNITLQGSFSHNWPVWERVIALLASGQLNVKPIIGGVWPITEWFEAFEKMHRGEVVKSVLKPV; encoded by the coding sequence ATGAAATCTGCTGCTGTTGTCAATTTTGCTCCTCAAAAAGGATCCGTGGAAGTACGGGAAATTGCTGAACCTACTATAGGCGAAGAGGATGTGCTCCTGGAAGTAGCCAACGTAGGCGTTTGCGGTTCCGATTTGCACCAATGGACGGCCGATCATAGTTGGCCGGTTAATTATCCGGTAGTATTGGGCCACGAGTTTGGCGGGCACATTGCGGCATTAGGAAGCAAAGTTATAGGCTGGAAAGAAGGAGACCGGGTAGTTAGTGAAACGGCCGCCGTTATTGATCCTAATAATCCTATGAGCCGGAGCGGTTTGTATAACTTAGATCCAACCCGGAAAGGGTTTGGTTACGGTGTAAATGGGGCCATGACCCGGTTTGTACGGGTACCAGCCCGTTGCTTGCACCGGGTGCCCGAAAATCTGGCATTTGAAGAAGCCTGCTTAACTGAACCTTGCTGCGTGGCTTTTAACGCGGTGGTAGAAAATTCCCGGTTAAAGCCCGGCGATCGGGTGGTGGTATTAGGACCTGGCACTATTGGAATTTTATGCGCGGCCATGGCTAAACTTTGCGGGGCGGAAGTGGCTTTAGTAGGCTTGGAAGCCGATAGGCACCGGTTAGAAATCGGGAAACAATATGGTTGTGAACCTATTATCGGAGATGCTACTGCCTGGTCGCAACAACGGGATGGATTAGGAGCTGATTGTGTGATTGATGCGGCCGGGGTAAGTGCTACTTTAAAAATGGCTTTGCAACTGGTACGTCCGAACGGGCAAATTGCGAAAGTAGGTTGGGGACCACAACCTTTAAACTTTTCTCTCGATCCATTGGTACAAAAAAACATTACGCTGCAAGGTAGTTTTAGCCATAATTGGCCGGTTTGGGAGCGGGTAATAGCTTTGTTAGCCAGCGGACAATTAAATGTAAAACCCATAATTGGAGGTGTTTGGCCCATAACCGAATGGTTCGAAGCGTTTGAAAAAATGCACCGCGGCGAAGTAGTAAAGAGTGTGCTTAAACCCGTATAA
- a CDS encoding orotidine 5'-phosphate decarboxylase / HUMPS family protein → MKPIVQISLDLTNIEEALQTAALARRAGVDWLEAGTPLILAEGLHGVRQLAQNFPGVPLVADLKTMDGGYLEVEMMAKAGATHVVVMARAHEETIKCVVKAGQDFGVKVMGDNMVCPDMVDGAKWLEDLGCDYVIHHIGYDERRGIAAQGKRMPSPLDQLREVVQAVNVPVQAVGGLSLEQAIRCPEYGAPLVVLGAPLTIDADAFRTADGDLERSLRMICDKIHAYGDVPVGKG, encoded by the coding sequence ATGAAACCTATTGTACAAATTTCGCTTGACCTTACGAATATCGAAGAAGCCTTGCAAACGGCTGCTTTAGCCCGCCGGGCTGGCGTAGATTGGTTAGAAGCGGGCACCCCCCTTATTCTGGCCGAAGGTTTACACGGGGTACGGCAGTTAGCCCAAAATTTTCCGGGTGTTCCTTTAGTGGCTGATTTAAAAACAATGGATGGCGGCTATCTGGAAGTGGAAATGATGGCAAAAGCGGGAGCTACCCACGTGGTGGTAATGGCAAGAGCGCACGAAGAAACCATAAAATGCGTGGTAAAAGCGGGCCAGGATTTTGGCGTAAAGGTAATGGGCGATAATATGGTGTGCCCTGATATGGTGGATGGGGCAAAATGGCTCGAAGATTTAGGTTGTGATTACGTCATTCATCATATTGGTTACGACGAACGCCGGGGAATTGCTGCTCAGGGAAAACGGATGCCCAGCCCTTTAGATCAGTTGCGGGAAGTAGTACAGGCGGTAAATGTACCCGTGCAAGCAGTTGGTGGCCTTTCTCTGGAACAAGCCATTCGTTGTCCGGAGTACGGTGCTCCTTTAGTAGTGCTCGGCGCACCTTTAACCATTGATGCAGATGCTTTTAGAACCGCCGATGGTGATCTGGAAAGGTCCTTGCGAATGATATGCGACAAAATACACGCTTATGGCGATGTGCCGGTTGGCAAAGGTTAA
- a CDS encoding aminotransferase class IV, which translates to MLQQYDSRNADIKVWVNGLCSRQDARVSVFDSVVQGGDAVWEGIRIYNGFAFMLEQHIDRLQESAHALAFAQIPSREEIKEAVITTLQANNMHDGAHIRLTLTRGEKITSGMDPRLNQAGCTLIVLAEHKPPVYDNSVGIRLVSSAIRRNNPQFLDSKIHHNNLLNNILAKIEANLAGADDALMLDILGFVAETNATNLFMVKKNILYTPLPDACLPGITRKLVLEMATDLDIPAIEKNLSLTEFYNADEVFATGTMGELTPVQEIDGRTILNRHGSDILSKLQQHFTTKIEVYGVKLPF; encoded by the coding sequence ATGCTGCAACAATATGACTCCCGCAATGCGGATATTAAAGTTTGGGTAAATGGTTTATGTTCCCGGCAAGATGCCCGGGTCTCGGTTTTTGATAGTGTGGTGCAAGGCGGTGATGCGGTTTGGGAAGGAATCCGGATTTATAATGGTTTTGCTTTTATGCTGGAGCAGCACATTGACCGGCTTCAGGAGTCGGCGCATGCGCTTGCTTTTGCCCAGATTCCAAGCCGGGAAGAAATTAAAGAAGCTGTAATTACTACTTTGCAAGCAAATAACATGCACGATGGGGCGCATATCCGGTTAACGCTTACCCGCGGCGAAAAAATAACTTCGGGCATGGACCCCAGATTAAACCAGGCGGGCTGCACTTTAATTGTACTAGCCGAACACAAGCCCCCGGTTTACGATAACTCAGTGGGTATTCGTTTAGTAAGCAGCGCCATTCGCCGCAATAATCCGCAGTTCTTAGATTCTAAAATTCACCATAATAATTTACTAAATAATATTTTAGCCAAAATAGAAGCCAACTTGGCTGGCGCTGATGATGCTTTAATGCTCGACATCTTAGGCTTTGTGGCCGAAACTAACGCTACTAATTTATTTATGGTGAAAAAAAATATTTTGTACACGCCATTACCAGATGCCTGTTTACCCGGAATTACCCGAAAATTAGTCTTGGAAATGGCGACAGATTTAGATATACCGGCTATCGAAAAAAATTTATCCCTAACGGAGTTTTATAATGCTGATGAGGTGTTCGCTACCGGAACCATGGGAGAACTTACCCCCGTGCAGGAAATAGATGGCCGTACGATATTAAACCGGCACGGCTCAGATATTCTGAGCAAATTGCAACAGCATTTTACTACCAAAATTGAAGTGTACGGCGTAAAACTGCCTTTTTAA
- a CDS encoding sulfotransferase-like domain-containing protein — MVIHLISGPRNISTALMYSFAQRLDVKVMDEPFYAYYLIYSQLEHPGKEEILKTLEPDPVKVFGQIQEQEQTFNNVFVKNMGHHLQGFDYSPIKHYQNVFLIRDPGQMLLSYAKVREEPTLNDIGLKQQAELFTWLQAEGQNPLVLDGNELRKNPEHVLQQLCDGLGLPFNQAMLNWPAGPRAEDGCWAPFWYAKVHQSTKFMAPDTDSSPLPNSLRATYEAALPYYTTLKQYALLA; from the coding sequence TTGGTTATACATTTAATCTCCGGCCCTCGCAACATTTCTACCGCGCTGATGTACTCTTTTGCCCAACGACTGGACGTGAAAGTAATGGATGAACCTTTTTATGCTTATTATTTAATTTATAGCCAATTAGAACACCCCGGGAAAGAAGAAATTTTAAAAACCCTGGAACCGGATCCTGTAAAAGTATTTGGGCAGATTCAAGAACAAGAGCAAACTTTTAATAATGTTTTCGTCAAAAACATGGGCCACCATTTGCAGGGCTTTGATTACAGTCCGATAAAACATTACCAGAATGTTTTTCTTATCCGGGACCCGGGGCAAATGCTATTGTCTTATGCCAAAGTAAGGGAAGAGCCTACTTTAAATGACATTGGTTTAAAGCAACAAGCCGAGCTTTTCACCTGGCTGCAAGCCGAAGGTCAAAATCCTCTGGTTTTAGATGGTAATGAACTTAGAAAAAACCCGGAACATGTATTACAACAGCTATGCGATGGCTTAGGCTTACCATTTAACCAAGCAATGCTTAACTGGCCGGCTGGTCCGCGAGCAGAAGATGGTTGTTGGGCTCCGTTCTGGTACGCTAAAGTGCATCAATCTACTAAATTTATGGCGCCCGATACCGATAGTTCTCCTTTACCTAATTCTCTAAGGGCCACTTACGAGGCCGCTTTACCTTATTATACTACTTTAAAACAATACGCTCTTTTAGCCTGA
- a CDS encoding helix-turn-helix domain-containing protein: MSFTQILQFIIVGGALQGILLAFLLFTRKTNQLANRLLGALIFLMSMQSILVAFDTREFFITFPHLSKVSWLIPLFFGPLLYLFTRKITSRVPRFKQVDVIHFIPAVITFFYLLPYYLKSAADKIAYLNDFETARKDDFGLIGQATLFQILFYLVYSLKALYRYERKIFDTYSELEKIRLQWVKQFIYSILSIFFVAAIAFYAKKWYVPVFTEIYHYHLHYLMVVALVYWIGYKALAQPQVFVNRLVAAFPAPTNINLENSEGLIEKEPLPTPAQELYDLETNEDLGKKYQKSSLKPEESQKYLNRLLDYMEEEKPYRQSNITIQDLAALLQIPKHHLSQIINNKLDKNFYDFINQYRVAEAQLLLVDPKFKHLTNLAIAEEAGFNSKATFNAVFKKQTGQTPSEYVRSYAQSRPTLAD; this comes from the coding sequence ATGAGTTTTACCCAAATTCTGCAGTTCATCATTGTTGGTGGAGCATTGCAGGGAATTTTACTTGCATTTTTACTATTTACCCGTAAAACAAATCAATTAGCTAACCGGCTACTGGGAGCTTTAATCTTTTTAATGTCGATGCAATCTATTTTAGTTGCCTTCGATACCCGGGAGTTCTTTATTACTTTTCCGCATTTGAGTAAAGTTAGCTGGCTTATTCCGCTTTTCTTTGGTCCTTTGTTGTACCTTTTTACCCGGAAAATTACATCACGGGTTCCCCGGTTCAAACAGGTGGATGTGATTCATTTTATTCCGGCCGTAATTACTTTTTTTTATTTGCTGCCTTACTATTTAAAATCCGCCGCCGATAAAATTGCTTATTTAAATGATTTTGAAACTGCCCGTAAAGACGATTTTGGTTTAATTGGTCAGGCTACTTTGTTCCAGATTCTTTTTTATCTGGTTTATTCTTTAAAAGCTTTATATCGTTACGAAAGGAAAATATTTGACACTTATTCCGAATTAGAAAAAATCCGGCTACAATGGGTAAAGCAATTTATCTATTCAATCTTAAGTATTTTTTTTGTAGCAGCAATCGCCTTTTACGCTAAGAAATGGTATGTGCCCGTATTTACTGAAATCTACCATTATCATCTGCATTACTTAATGGTAGTGGCTTTGGTGTATTGGATTGGTTACAAAGCATTGGCGCAACCGCAGGTTTTTGTAAACCGGCTAGTAGCAGCTTTCCCTGCACCGACGAACATAAATTTAGAAAACTCGGAAGGTCTAATTGAAAAAGAGCCTTTACCTACCCCAGCGCAGGAGTTATATGATTTGGAAACAAACGAGGATTTGGGAAAGAAATACCAAAAATCCAGTTTAAAGCCGGAAGAAAGCCAAAAGTATTTAAACCGTTTGCTGGATTATATGGAAGAAGAAAAACCCTACCGGCAAAGTAATATTACTATTCAGGATTTGGCGGCGCTGCTCCAGATTCCGAAACACCATTTATCACAAATTATTAACAACAAATTAGATAAAAACTTTTACGATTTTATAAATCAATACCGGGTGGCGGAAGCGCAACTACTATTAGTGGATCCTAAATTTAAACATTTAACTAATTTGGCAATTGCAGAAGAAGCTGGCTTTAATTCCAAAGCTACCTTTAATGCAGTTTTTAAAAAACAAACCGGGCAAACTCCTTCCGAATACGTGCGGAGCTATGCCCAGAGCCGTCCGACCTTAGCGGATTAA
- a CDS encoding S41 family peptidase: MKTVTFLKRCLLSSLLVFGSYKGMSQPNSSTPTAAESNQQFTPAQLQADLKVMRTILEESHPGFYRYTPKARFDVLFDSIHQTLNRPMTQQEFYVAATPLIVALKDGHVKYMPHERPHWQYYYNLDKLFPLDLYFPGKEAYLVRNNAGSDNIPLGSEIIAINGEPIKNLIDKLLPTVYFADGNSQAVKYLSLTKFFPFYYGTYVGGSGTYEITYREKNNPEVKTVSIPAIDLATIQKLEKEDQPAPRLPMRLQYKENSTAILTIDNFNVYKDQMDVKKFYRDTFWQLNAKNIQNLIIDVRGNEGGIDKWGALLYSYLSDKPFRYYDEIRVAQKKKFSFTEHIAWVPKMFPVYRRFLIRKSKDGMYTFPFKKLLKTQKPQSHPFKGDVYILTDGYSFSVTSEFAAIAHSNNRATFIGRETGGGYYGNTSGFFVVAVLPNTKIELATPQWGYYMAVEDYPYPDRGILPDHEVIPTIEDILQKHDADLELTLDLIRKKKSASATKN; encoded by the coding sequence ATGAAAACAGTAACCTTCTTGAAACGTTGTCTATTATCCTCGCTGTTAGTGTTCGGCTCGTACAAGGGCATGAGCCAGCCTAATTCATCCACCCCCACTGCGGCTGAATCAAATCAGCAGTTCACTCCAGCTCAGTTGCAAGCCGACCTGAAAGTAATGCGTACCATTTTAGAAGAGTCTCACCCGGGATTTTACCGCTATACGCCTAAAGCCCGCTTTGATGTACTTTTCGATAGTATTCATCAGACTCTTAACCGACCTATGACGCAGCAAGAGTTTTACGTGGCAGCCACTCCCCTTATCGTCGCTTTAAAAGATGGCCACGTAAAATACATGCCACACGAGCGCCCGCATTGGCAGTATTATTACAACTTGGATAAACTCTTTCCCTTGGACTTATATTTTCCGGGTAAAGAGGCCTACCTCGTGCGTAATAATGCTGGTTCGGATAACATCCCCTTAGGTTCTGAAATAATTGCTATTAACGGAGAACCCATCAAAAACTTAATCGATAAGTTATTACCTACCGTGTATTTTGCCGATGGTAATAGTCAAGCCGTTAAGTATTTATCTTTAACTAAATTTTTCCCTTTTTACTACGGCACATACGTGGGTGGTTCTGGCACTTATGAAATTACTTACCGGGAAAAAAATAATCCAGAGGTAAAAACGGTTTCTATACCTGCCATTGATTTAGCTACGATTCAAAAATTAGAAAAAGAAGATCAGCCAGCACCGCGTTTGCCTATGCGGCTGCAATACAAAGAAAACAGCACGGCAATTTTAACCATTGATAATTTTAACGTGTACAAAGACCAGATGGATGTAAAGAAATTCTATCGGGATACATTCTGGCAGCTCAACGCTAAAAATATCCAGAACTTAATTATTGATGTGCGCGGCAACGAAGGCGGAATAGATAAATGGGGCGCTTTACTTTACAGCTATCTCAGCGACAAACCTTTCCGGTATTATGATGAAATAAGGGTGGCTCAAAAGAAAAAATTCAGCTTTACCGAACACATTGCCTGGGTACCGAAAATGTTTCCGGTGTACCGTCGCTTCCTAATTCGGAAAAGTAAAGACGGAATGTATACCTTTCCTTTCAAAAAATTACTAAAAACCCAAAAACCGCAATCGCATCCCTTTAAAGGCGACGTTTATATTTTAACGGATGGATACAGTTTTTCGGTTACTTCGGAGTTTGCTGCCATTGCGCATTCTAACAACCGGGCTACGTTTATAGGGCGCGAAACGGGTGGTGGTTATTATGGTAACACCAGTGGTTTTTTTGTAGTTGCCGTTTTACCCAATACTAAAATTGAATTAGCTACGCCGCAATGGGGTTACTACATGGCCGTAGAAGATTATCCTTACCCAGACCGGGGCATTTTACCTGATCACGAAGTAATTCCCACCATAGAAGATATTCTTCAAAAACACGATGCCGATCTGGAATTAACGCTCGACTTAATCCGCAAGAAAAAAAGCGCCTCGGCTACAAAAAATTAA
- a CDS encoding S41 family peptidase: MKKLFSNFFTLIGIWLSLSACEDTLVGPVTPNNPEQNFEQLWHEYDQLSAFISVKNINWEALYAQYRPQVKPTTTDAELFKIFTEMLAPLNDSHLTLLAPGTPPMQYDGGLAGQLKHEDFSLKVVKEHYLTEAIEYSPSITYGKLAPQIGYIYLKDSGLDEGYYQKALDKIYDYLKDTDGLVLDLRDFEGGYDKNSAYIAGRFATTKKLFMTSRKRNGPKHTDFTTPVNWYVQPEGKNQYTKPLVILTNRWTTSSGEVLLWALKAAKPVVQVGDTTLGAYSDQARRELPNGWYYTISINDIRAVDGKSYEGIGIAPDILVENKKAEVLAGKDAVLEKALTVVH; the protein is encoded by the coding sequence ATGAAAAAACTTTTTAGTAATTTTTTTACACTAATAGGTATTTGGCTGAGTTTATCGGCTTGCGAAGATACTTTAGTCGGACCAGTTACCCCCAACAACCCGGAGCAAAACTTTGAACAGCTCTGGCATGAATACGATCAATTATCGGCTTTTATTTCGGTGAAAAATATAAACTGGGAAGCCTTGTATGCCCAATATCGGCCCCAGGTAAAGCCTACTACCACCGATGCCGAACTATTTAAAATTTTTACGGAGATGCTTGCCCCCTTAAACGATAGCCACCTGACCCTACTCGCGCCGGGTACACCGCCCATGCAGTACGATGGCGGTTTAGCCGGCCAATTAAAACACGAAGATTTTTCTTTAAAAGTAGTAAAAGAACATTACCTGACAGAGGCTATAGAATACAGCCCGAGCATTACGTATGGTAAACTTGCTCCCCAAATTGGTTATATTTATTTGAAAGATTCGGGCTTAGATGAAGGTTATTACCAAAAAGCGCTGGATAAAATTTACGATTATTTAAAAGATACGGATGGTTTGGTGTTGGACTTACGTGATTTTGAAGGAGGTTATGATAAGAATAGCGCTTACATTGCCGGACGGTTTGCTACCACTAAAAAACTGTTTATGACTAGTCGCAAACGTAATGGGCCTAAACACACGGATTTTACTACACCCGTAAATTGGTACGTACAACCCGAAGGCAAAAACCAATACACCAAGCCTTTAGTAATTTTAACTAACCGGTGGACGACCAGCTCCGGGGAAGTTTTACTTTGGGCACTTAAAGCAGCTAAACCCGTTGTACAAGTCGGAGATACCACTTTGGGAGCTTACTCCGATCAGGCGCGACGGGAATTGCCTAATGGCTGGTATTATACTATTAGCATTAATGATATCCGGGCGGTTGATGGTAAAAGTTACGAAGGCATTGGAATTGCCCCTGATATTTTAGTTGAAAACAAAAAAGCAGAGGTACTTGCCGGCAAAGATGCTGTTTTAGAAAAAGCTTTAACTGTGGTTCATTAA
- a CDS encoding DUF4440 domain-containing protein, translating into MKKFLLLVVSFFIFSLYAQAQVKEVINTERYFAKMALTKDTRAAFLAFMSENSLLENKGKLVKGRPIYQFMPPDTSGKLIWDPVVATIAASGDLGYTSGPYKFQVKGKDVAFGDFATVWEKQADGKWTFVIDLGNSHGNTGIAWMENEVKTIEPAAEKNQKREKVDLIKIDQNLAAKIQPGTPAGYQEILHPAARLLRTGKAPYVSEAEKKTLFTEKTNLKFKPEGYKLAAAQDLGVVYGSCTATTQDSEKDTTLTGVYMHVWRKDPIKGWQLLHESINVHPPVPPAEQK; encoded by the coding sequence ATGAAAAAATTTTTATTACTAGTAGTGAGTTTCTTTATTTTTAGTTTATACGCGCAAGCTCAGGTTAAGGAAGTAATTAATACCGAACGATATTTCGCGAAAATGGCGCTTACTAAAGATACCAGAGCTGCTTTCTTAGCTTTTATGTCTGAAAACTCCTTGTTAGAAAATAAAGGTAAACTGGTAAAAGGCCGGCCTATTTACCAGTTTATGCCGCCGGATACCTCCGGAAAATTAATCTGGGATCCAGTAGTAGCTACCATTGCTGCCTCCGGCGACTTAGGGTACACGTCGGGACCTTATAAATTCCAGGTAAAAGGAAAAGATGTGGCTTTCGGCGATTTCGCTACAGTCTGGGAAAAACAAGCCGATGGTAAGTGGACATTTGTAATCGATTTAGGTAACTCGCATGGGAACACGGGCATTGCCTGGATGGAAAATGAAGTAAAAACAATTGAGCCCGCCGCTGAAAAGAACCAGAAAAGAGAAAAAGTAGATTTAATAAAAATAGATCAGAATTTAGCGGCAAAAATTCAGCCGGGTACACCAGCAGGTTATCAGGAAATTTTGCATCCAGCGGCCCGTTTACTACGCACTGGCAAAGCGCCTTATGTTTCCGAAGCTGAAAAGAAAACTTTATTCACCGAAAAAACCAATCTAAAGTTTAAACCCGAAGGTTATAAGCTAGCTGCTGCCCAGGATTTAGGTGTGGTTTATGGTTCTTGTACAGCAACCACCCAGGATTCAGAAAAGGATACTACTTTAACCGGGGTTTACATGCACGTGTGGCGGAAAGATCCAATTAAAGGCTGGCAATTGTTGCACGAAAGCATTAATGTTCATCCACCGGTCCCTCCTGCTGAACAAAAGTAA
- a CDS encoding head GIN domain-containing protein — translation MKKQFNLKQKFLYTGIWALALLFLTSCDEDGPFCIKGQGDITTRTLQLQSFHEVDVNGDFEVYITQGSPQKVEVKGEPNILDELNTNVQNGKWKIEFDKCIRRSKTVQVYLTVPEVSSFYINGSGKIMGQNKLTASELSVAVNGSGTIQAELAATKVIARVMGSGDMELAGTTKQQSITIAGSGKVKSYNLAAEDVQVKVAGSGKTQVSASKTLDVDLSGSGTVFYRGNPTVNTKISGSGKVVHE, via the coding sequence ATGAAAAAACAATTTAACCTGAAACAGAAATTTCTTTACACCGGAATTTGGGCCTTAGCTTTACTATTTTTAACTTCTTGTGACGAAGATGGCCCATTTTGCATTAAAGGTCAGGGTGATATAACTACCCGCACCCTACAATTACAATCTTTTCACGAAGTAGATGTAAACGGCGATTTTGAAGTGTACATTACGCAAGGATCTCCCCAAAAAGTAGAAGTAAAAGGTGAGCCCAACATTCTGGATGAATTAAATACCAACGTGCAAAATGGTAAATGGAAAATTGAATTTGATAAATGTATCCGGCGGAGTAAAACCGTGCAAGTATACCTTACCGTACCCGAAGTAAGTTCATTCTATATCAACGGTTCCGGTAAAATAATGGGTCAGAATAAATTAACAGCTTCTGAATTGTCGGTGGCGGTAAATGGCTCGGGCACTATTCAAGCAGAACTGGCCGCTACTAAAGTAATAGCGCGGGTGATGGGTTCCGGCGATATGGAACTGGCGGGCACAACCAAACAGCAATCAATTACTATAGCCGGTTCGGGAAAAGTAAAATCTTATAATCTGGCCGCCGAAGATGTACAAGTGAAAGTAGCGGGTTCCGGCAAGACCCAGGTTTCGGCCAGTAAAACCCTTGATGTAGATTTATCGGGTAGCGGTACAGTTTTTTACCGGGGTAACCCAACCGTAAATACTAAAATTAGCGGCTCCGGAAAAGTGGTGCACGAGTAA